A single region of the Paraburkholderia sprentiae WSM5005 genome encodes:
- a CDS encoding ABC transporter ATP-binding protein codes for MNPKKQKLFVDELHKKYGDNEVLKGVSLKANAGDVISVIGSSGSGKSTMLRCINFLEQPNAGRIFVDGEEVRTQSAKDGALRVSDPKQLQRVRTKLSMVFQHFNLWSHMNVLENIIEAPVHVLGLKRKEAEDRAREYLEKVGLAPRLEKQYPSHLSGGQQQRVAIARALAMHPDVMLFDEPTSALDPELVGEVLKVMQKLAEEGRTMIVVTHEMGFARNVSNHVMFLHQGRVEEEGRPDEVFGNTKSERLKQFLSGSLK; via the coding sequence ATGAACCCCAAGAAGCAGAAGCTCTTCGTCGACGAGCTTCACAAAAAGTACGGCGACAACGAAGTCCTCAAGGGCGTGTCGCTGAAAGCCAATGCCGGCGACGTGATCAGCGTGATCGGCTCATCCGGTTCGGGCAAGAGCACGATGCTCCGCTGCATCAACTTCCTGGAACAGCCGAACGCGGGGCGCATTTTCGTCGACGGCGAGGAAGTGCGCACGCAGAGCGCGAAGGACGGCGCGTTGCGCGTGTCGGACCCGAAACAGTTGCAGCGCGTGCGCACGAAGCTTTCGATGGTGTTCCAGCACTTCAACCTGTGGTCGCACATGAATGTGCTCGAGAACATCATCGAGGCGCCAGTGCATGTGCTGGGTCTGAAACGAAAGGAAGCCGAGGATCGCGCGCGCGAATATCTGGAGAAGGTCGGCCTTGCGCCGCGTCTCGAAAAGCAGTATCCGTCCCATCTGTCGGGCGGCCAGCAGCAGCGCGTGGCGATTGCGCGGGCGTTGGCGATGCATCCCGACGTGATGCTGTTCGACGAACCGACGTCCGCGCTCGACCCCGAACTCGTCGGCGAAGTGCTGAAGGTAATGCAGAAGCTCGCCGAGGAAGGCCGCACGATGATCGTCGTCACGCACGAAATGGGCTTCGCGCGTAACGTGTCGAACCACGTGATGTTCCTGCACCAGGGCCGCGTCGAAGAAGAAGGTCGTCCCGACGAAGTGTTCGGCAACACGAAAAGCGAACGTCTGAAGCAATTCCTGTCGGGCAGTCTCAAGTAA
- a CDS encoding periplasmic heavy metal sensor yields the protein MSTKKISRVLAVAATALAVGAGAAYAAQPAEHAHGGPGGWHGHFMQELTQLHDQLKLNADQEKLWQNALDTMKQNREAMRANRKQAHDQFKAAQQQPILDLNAMAATHQQIEQKDAQLRQQTTDAWLKFYNGLNDQQKTTVSTALKQRFARMEQRHEKMRERWEQHKDAASAQAVKQ from the coding sequence ATGTCCACCAAAAAGATCTCGCGCGTTCTCGCCGTTGCTGCCACCGCTCTCGCCGTCGGCGCGGGCGCCGCTTATGCCGCTCAACCCGCCGAGCACGCGCACGGAGGCCCCGGCGGCTGGCATGGCCACTTCATGCAGGAACTGACCCAACTCCACGATCAGCTGAAGCTGAACGCGGATCAGGAAAAGTTGTGGCAAAACGCGCTCGACACGATGAAGCAGAACCGCGAAGCGATGCGCGCCAACCGCAAGCAGGCTCACGACCAGTTCAAGGCCGCGCAGCAGCAGCCGATCCTCGATCTGAACGCGATGGCCGCGACACATCAGCAGATCGAGCAGAAGGACGCGCAACTGCGTCAGCAAACCACCGACGCGTGGCTGAAGTTCTACAACGGCCTGAACGACCAGCAGAAGACCACCGTCAGCACGGCGCTGAAGCAGCGCTTCGCGCGGATGGAACAGCGTCACGAGAAGATGCGCGAGCGCTGGGAGCAGCACAAGGACGCGGCGTCGGCGCAGGCCGTCAAACAGTAA
- a CDS encoding response regulator, with product MATQILVVDDDVELRDLLRDYLARQGIEVSVLHDAGSLERRLERERPDLIVLDLMMPGVDGLTALRKLRASGDDIPVIMLTARADDVDRIVGLELGADDYLGKPFNPRELLARVQAVLRRRRTLPSAAAPEQREPFSFGRFTLDFQSRTLHQEDRPLTLSGSEFALLKIFVNHPMRTLTRERLLELLHGPEYDGTDRGIDVQVWRLRRILETDPSTPRFIQTVRGRGYVFVPDGEQHASAH from the coding sequence ATGGCTACTCAAATTCTGGTCGTCGACGACGACGTCGAACTGCGCGATCTGTTGCGCGACTATCTCGCCCGTCAGGGCATCGAAGTTTCGGTGCTGCACGACGCGGGCTCGCTCGAGCGGCGCCTCGAGCGCGAGCGCCCCGACCTCATCGTGCTGGACCTGATGATGCCCGGCGTGGACGGCCTCACCGCGTTGCGCAAGCTGCGCGCGTCGGGCGACGATATCCCCGTCATCATGCTGACCGCGCGTGCGGACGACGTCGACCGTATCGTCGGGCTCGAACTGGGCGCGGACGACTACCTCGGCAAGCCGTTCAATCCGCGCGAACTGCTCGCGCGCGTGCAGGCGGTGCTGCGGCGGCGCCGCACGCTGCCGTCGGCGGCCGCGCCCGAGCAGCGCGAGCCGTTCAGCTTCGGGCGCTTCACGCTCGATTTCCAGTCGCGCACGTTGCATCAGGAAGACAGGCCGCTCACGCTGTCGGGCAGCGAGTTCGCGCTGCTGAAGATCTTCGTCAATCACCCCATGCGCACGCTCACGCGCGAGCGCCTGCTGGAACTGCTGCACGGTCCCGAGTACGACGGCACCGACCGCGGCATCGACGTGCAGGTGTGGCGCCTGCGCCGCATTCTCGAAACCGATCCATCCACGCCGCGCTTTATTCAGACCGTGCGCGGCCGCGGTTACGTGTTCGTGCCGGACGGCGAGCAGCATGCGTCGGCCCATTGA
- a CDS encoding porin yields MKKALLAAALMSAGVVAHAQSSVTLYGRLDAGLEYMSGVPTGANANGAANSSSNRFKAESGDWGTSLWGMKGVEDIGGGNKVLFQLEGSFNTMTGAGPGGGGLFNRWATVGLSNSQYGTFTMGRMLFISNGVWDFDPFGQSNWSSASLVRGRNWPQSSNNFAYQSPKIAGFDFYGQYALSNATSWNGNGSTGQGREAGAQITYTTSLFQVRGLYDEIRNPANGQLWGGPVANNGINTANTANGVFAASREYSALLNVFLGQFKIQAAYQAVRSAGATGVLPGQPTTLNHEWGGVTWQATPAAALIAAVYHVNGNNGAGNATIYTVGGSYNLSKRTLLDLQAATVRNSRNANFGLNANNAGFAAATDNPLQGRQQTGVYAGIQHSF; encoded by the coding sequence ATGAAGAAAGCTTTGCTCGCTGCTGCGCTGATGTCGGCCGGCGTTGTTGCACACGCTCAGAGCAGCGTCACGCTGTATGGCCGTTTAGATGCAGGTCTCGAGTACATGTCGGGCGTGCCGACCGGCGCTAACGCCAACGGCGCGGCCAACAGCAGCTCGAACCGCTTCAAGGCGGAAAGCGGTGACTGGGGTACCAGCCTGTGGGGCATGAAGGGCGTCGAGGACATCGGCGGCGGCAACAAGGTGCTGTTCCAGTTGGAAGGCTCGTTCAACACGATGACGGGCGCAGGTCCTGGCGGCGGCGGTCTCTTCAATCGCTGGGCAACGGTCGGCTTGTCGAACAGCCAGTACGGTACGTTCACGATGGGCCGCATGCTCTTCATCTCGAACGGCGTGTGGGACTTCGACCCGTTCGGTCAGTCCAACTGGTCGTCGGCATCGCTGGTGCGCGGCCGCAACTGGCCGCAGTCGAGCAACAACTTCGCGTACCAGTCGCCGAAGATCGCAGGCTTTGACTTCTACGGTCAGTACGCGCTGTCGAATGCGACGAGCTGGAACGGCAATGGCTCCACCGGACAAGGTCGCGAAGCCGGCGCGCAGATCACCTACACGACGTCGCTCTTCCAGGTCCGCGGTCTGTACGACGAAATCCGCAACCCGGCGAACGGTCAGTTGTGGGGTGGCCCGGTCGCCAACAACGGCATCAATACGGCTAACACGGCCAACGGCGTATTCGCTGCATCGCGCGAGTACTCGGCTCTGTTGAATGTGTTCCTCGGCCAGTTCAAGATTCAGGCCGCTTACCAGGCAGTGCGTTCGGCAGGTGCAACGGGCGTTCTGCCCGGTCAGCCGACCACGCTCAATCACGAATGGGGCGGTGTGACGTGGCAGGCAACGCCGGCTGCAGCTCTGATCGCGGCGGTCTACCACGTGAACGGCAACAACGGCGCGGGCAATGCGACGATCTACACGGTTGGCGGTTCGTACAACCTGTCGAAGCGCACGCTGCTCGACCTGCAGGCTGCGACGGTGCGCAACAGCCGGAATGCTAACTTCGGTCTGAACGCGAACAATGCGGGCTTCGCCGCTGCAACGGACAACCCGTTGCAAGGCCGCCAGCAAACCGGCGTGTACGCAGGTATCCAGCACTCGTTCTAA
- a CDS encoding ABC transporter permease has product MIEIIQQYWRNYLFTDGYRFTGVAITLWLLVVSIGLGFCLSVPLAVARVSKKKWLAGLVWLYTYIFRGTPLYVQLLLCYTGLYSLEIIRNNELTNAFFRDGMHCTLLAFTLNTCAYTTEIFAGAIKATPYGEIEAARAYGMSSFTLYRRVILPSALRRALPYYSNEVILMLHATTVAFTATVPDILKIARDVNSATYQSFNAFGIAALLYLCISFALVWLFRRAERRWLAYLRPQGK; this is encoded by the coding sequence ATGATCGAGATCATTCAGCAATATTGGCGCAACTATCTGTTCACCGACGGCTATCGCTTCACCGGTGTCGCGATCACGTTGTGGCTGCTGGTCGTCTCGATCGGCTTGGGCTTCTGTCTGTCGGTGCCGCTCGCGGTCGCGCGCGTGTCGAAGAAGAAATGGCTCGCGGGCCTGGTATGGCTGTACACGTATATCTTCCGCGGCACCCCGCTCTACGTGCAATTGCTGCTGTGCTACACGGGTCTCTACAGCCTCGAGATCATCCGCAACAACGAGCTGACCAACGCGTTCTTCCGCGACGGCATGCATTGCACGCTGCTCGCGTTCACGCTGAACACCTGCGCGTACACCACCGAAATCTTCGCGGGCGCGATCAAGGCGACGCCCTACGGCGAGATCGAAGCGGCGCGCGCGTACGGCATGTCGTCGTTTACGCTGTACCGCCGCGTCATTCTGCCGTCGGCGCTGCGCCGCGCGCTGCCCTACTACAGCAACGAAGTGATCCTGATGCTGCACGCGACCACCGTCGCGTTCACGGCCACGGTGCCGGACATCCTGAAGATCGCGCGCGACGTGAACTCCGCGACGTATCAGTCTTTCAACGCGTTCGGCATCGCCGCACTGCTGTACCTCTGCATTTCTTTCGCGCTCGTGTGGCTGTTCCGCCGCGCCGAGCGTCGCTGGCTCGCCTATCTGCGGCCGCAAGGCAAGTAA
- the glnK gene encoding P-II family nitrogen regulator, whose translation MKRITAVIKPFKLDEVREALAEVGLTGLTVTEVKGFGRQKGHTELYRGAEYVVDFLPKVKIEVVVADNQCDQVIDAIIGAARTGKIGDGKIFVSDVERVIRIRTGEENEAAV comes from the coding sequence ATGAAGCGCATCACCGCAGTCATCAAACCGTTCAAACTCGACGAAGTGCGCGAGGCGCTCGCGGAAGTCGGCCTCACAGGCCTGACCGTTACCGAGGTCAAGGGCTTTGGCCGCCAGAAAGGGCATACCGAGCTCTACCGTGGTGCAGAGTACGTGGTCGACTTTCTGCCGAAAGTGAAGATCGAAGTCGTGGTGGCGGACAACCAGTGCGATCAGGTGATCGACGCGATCATCGGCGCGGCGCGGACCGGCAAGATCGGTGACGGCAAGATCTTCGTCTCGGACGTCGAGCGCGTGATCCGTATCCGTACCGGCGAAGAGAACGAAGCAGCGGTATGA
- a CDS encoding NAD+ synthase, with translation MKTRIALAQINVTVGDFAGNVAKIVAAARAAHSDGAKLLVAPELALSGYPPEDLLLRPAFYTASAAALADLAAQLKPFTGLHVIVGHPLRDGSDNLAHKPANGHGNANAPIERGVPPVDTFNAASLIVDGEVKGTYRKQDLPNAEVFDEKRYFASDPQPFVFELDGVKYGVVICEDAWHASAAQMAKAAGAQVLLIPNGSPYHLNKEAVRFDILRARIRETGIPMVYVNMVGGQDELVFDGGSFVLDAHGELVAKLAQFEEATAIVEFDNGTPLPAARAPEQSLEAQVYAALVTGVRDYIGKNGFPGALIGLSGGVDSALVLAVACDALGADKVRAVMMPSRYTADISTTDAAEMARRVGVRYDEIAIAPMFDAFRGSLADEFAGRAEDATEENIQARIRGTLLMALSNKFGSIVLTTGNKSEMAVGYCTLYGDMAGGFAVIKDIAKTLVYRLCRYRNAATTFATREVIPERILTRAPSAELRENQTDQDSLPEYEVLDAIMRMYMEEDRSLAEIIAAGYRVDDVKRVTRLIKINEYKRRQAPIGIRVTHRAFGRDWRYPITSRYTEPVE, from the coding sequence ATGAAGACCCGAATCGCTCTTGCTCAAATCAATGTCACCGTCGGCGACTTCGCCGGCAACGTCGCGAAGATCGTCGCCGCCGCGCGCGCCGCGCACAGCGATGGTGCGAAGCTGCTGGTCGCGCCTGAACTCGCGCTGTCGGGCTATCCGCCCGAAGACCTGCTGCTGCGCCCCGCGTTCTACACCGCGAGCGCGGCCGCGTTGGCCGATCTCGCCGCGCAGTTAAAGCCGTTCACGGGCCTGCATGTGATCGTCGGTCATCCGCTGCGCGACGGGTCGGACAACCTCGCGCACAAGCCGGCGAACGGCCATGGTAATGCAAACGCGCCGATCGAGCGCGGCGTGCCGCCGGTCGATACGTTCAACGCGGCGTCGCTGATCGTCGACGGCGAAGTGAAGGGCACCTACCGCAAGCAGGATCTGCCGAATGCCGAGGTGTTCGACGAGAAGCGCTACTTCGCCTCCGACCCGCAGCCATTCGTGTTCGAACTCGACGGCGTGAAGTACGGTGTCGTGATCTGCGAGGACGCGTGGCATGCGTCGGCCGCGCAAATGGCAAAGGCCGCGGGCGCCCAAGTGCTGCTGATTCCGAACGGCTCGCCCTATCACCTCAACAAGGAAGCGGTACGCTTCGACATCCTGCGCGCGCGCATTCGCGAGACCGGTATTCCAATGGTCTACGTGAACATGGTCGGCGGGCAGGACGAGCTGGTGTTCGACGGCGGTTCGTTCGTGCTCGACGCTCACGGCGAACTCGTCGCGAAGCTCGCGCAGTTCGAGGAAGCCACGGCCATCGTCGAATTCGACAACGGCACGCCGCTGCCGGCCGCGCGCGCACCGGAGCAATCACTCGAAGCGCAGGTGTACGCGGCGCTCGTGACGGGGGTGCGCGACTACATCGGCAAGAACGGTTTTCCAGGCGCGCTGATCGGTCTCTCGGGCGGCGTCGATTCGGCGCTTGTGCTGGCCGTCGCGTGCGATGCGCTCGGCGCCGACAAGGTCCGCGCGGTGATGATGCCGTCGCGCTACACGGCCGACATCTCGACCACCGACGCTGCCGAGATGGCGCGCCGCGTCGGCGTGCGTTACGACGAGATCGCGATTGCGCCGATGTTCGACGCGTTCCGGGGCTCGCTCGCCGATGAGTTCGCGGGCCGTGCCGAAGATGCGACTGAGGAGAACATTCAGGCGCGCATTCGCGGCACATTGCTGATGGCGCTGTCGAACAAGTTCGGCTCGATCGTGCTGACCACCGGTAACAAGAGCGAGATGGCGGTCGGCTACTGCACGCTGTACGGTGACATGGCCGGCGGCTTCGCGGTGATCAAGGACATCGCCAAGACGCTCGTGTACCGGCTGTGCCGCTATCGCAACGCGGCCACCACGTTTGCGACGCGCGAGGTGATTCCCGAGCGCATTCTGACGCGCGCGCCGTCGGCGGAGCTGCGCGAGAACCAGACCGACCAGGACAGCCTGCCCGAATACGAAGTACTCGACGCGATCATGCGCATGTACATGGAAGAGGACCGTTCGCTCGCGGAGATCATCGCGGCGGGCTATCGGGTCGATGACGTGAAGCGCGTCACGCGTCTGATCAAGATCAACGAGTACAAGCGCCGCCAGGCGCCGATCGGGATTCGCGTCACGCATCGCGCGTTCGGCCGCGACTGGCGTTATCCGATCACGTCGCGCTATACCGAGCCGGTGGAGTGA
- a CDS encoding ABC transporter permease, whose product MFLQGYGPLLVSGTWQTVKLAVLSLVLAFVLGLLGAAAKLSKNRLSNGIGTVYTTLVRGVPDLVLMLLLFYSIQIWLNNLTDALGWEQIDIDPFVAGVAVLGFIYGAYFTETFRGAFLAVPRGQLEAGAAYGMTSWQVFSRVMFPQMMRFALPGIGNNWQVMVKATALVSIIGLADVVKASQDAGKGTLRFFFFTLLAGAIYLVITTVSNFVLMYLEKRYSTGVRKADL is encoded by the coding sequence ATGTTCCTTCAAGGCTACGGCCCGCTGCTCGTCAGCGGCACCTGGCAAACCGTCAAGCTGGCGGTGCTCTCGCTCGTGCTCGCTTTCGTGCTCGGGCTGCTCGGCGCGGCGGCGAAATTGTCGAAGAACCGCCTGTCGAACGGCATCGGCACCGTGTACACGACGCTCGTGCGCGGCGTGCCCGATCTTGTGCTGATGTTGCTGCTGTTCTATAGCATCCAGATCTGGCTGAACAACCTGACCGACGCGCTCGGCTGGGAGCAGATCGACATCGACCCGTTCGTGGCCGGCGTCGCGGTGCTCGGCTTCATCTACGGCGCGTACTTCACCGAGACGTTCCGCGGCGCGTTTCTCGCTGTGCCGCGCGGCCAGCTCGAAGCGGGCGCGGCCTACGGCATGACGAGCTGGCAGGTGTTCTCGCGCGTGATGTTCCCGCAGATGATGCGCTTCGCGCTGCCTGGCATCGGCAACAACTGGCAGGTGATGGTCAAGGCGACCGCGCTCGTGTCGATCATCGGTCTGGCGGACGTCGTCAAGGCCTCGCAGGACGCCGGCAAGGGCACGTTGCGGTTCTTCTTCTTCACGCTGCTCGCGGGAGCGATCTATCTCGTCATCACCACAGTGTCGAACTTCGTGCTGATGTACCTCGAAAAGCGTTACTCGACCGGCGTGCGAAAGGCGGATCTATGA
- a CDS encoding pirin family protein — MIEIRRSAERGHANHGWLDSYHSFSFADYRDPQHVHFGPLRVINEDRIAGGQGFGAHGHRDMEIVTYVLEGALAHRDSMGNGSTIRPGDVQRMSAGTGVQHSEFNASSDELAHLLQIWIIPRRAGDQPGYEEKHFDADSKRGRLRVIASPDGRDDSVTIHADASIYAGLFDGAEHATFALPAGRLAYVHVARGTLSVNGTVLEAGDAAKLGDVDTVTLEQGDDAEVLLFDLGQLNG; from the coding sequence ATGATCGAGATTCGCCGCTCCGCGGAACGCGGACATGCCAACCACGGCTGGCTCGACTCGTATCACAGCTTCTCGTTCGCCGACTACCGCGACCCGCAGCACGTGCACTTCGGGCCGCTGCGCGTGATCAACGAAGACCGCATCGCCGGCGGCCAGGGTTTCGGCGCGCATGGGCATCGCGACATGGAGATCGTCACGTATGTGCTCGAAGGCGCGCTCGCGCATCGCGACAGCATGGGCAACGGCTCGACGATCCGTCCCGGCGACGTGCAGCGCATGAGCGCGGGCACCGGCGTGCAGCATAGCGAGTTCAACGCGTCGAGCGACGAACTCGCGCATCTGCTGCAGATCTGGATCATTCCGCGCCGCGCGGGCGATCAGCCCGGCTATGAGGAAAAGCACTTCGACGCCGACAGCAAGCGCGGTCGCCTGCGCGTGATCGCGTCGCCCGACGGCCGCGACGACTCGGTGACGATTCATGCGGATGCGTCGATCTACGCGGGACTGTTCGACGGCGCCGAACACGCGACGTTCGCGTTGCCGGCGGGGCGCCTCGCCTATGTGCACGTTGCACGTGGCACGTTGAGCGTGAACGGCACGGTGCTCGAGGCAGGCGATGCCGCCAAGCTCGGCGATGTAGACACCGTGACGCTGGAACAGGGCGACGACGCGGAGGTGCTGCTGTTCGATCTCGGTCAGTTGAATGGCTGA
- a CDS encoding sensor domain-containing diguanylate cyclase — MNGTTLRQVAGPVSFVLIVLVCWFVAGMVADRMVQQELDAALRAQRQMSTSIVDNMAEVIASDLAMSRAIPATMAEMDVVQRALVQSQNYAANSEAAEPAMRAALLKDPKMAAVSKFLHEAQGFSGLDQVWIVNANGICVASSGTMSAADGVQQSFVGVDMRARGYLTNTLLGAFSEAYGVGRASGEPGIFIAAPVYADGLLVGAVVAKVGIARLRHWVAHAGTFVSDDNGVIIMAHNSALEGHALPNSPVTQMGPAERRIIYRRETFPDMLIREDTQVREQAPWVPASVAAQLFGMSEQPAPALYQNRGGLNSGLSAHLVDPLAAWPELLRNHKRDHLLVFLTLAGTVALAWVITVSYVRERRHHRATRDLAEQLQSANTLLSAEARHDALTGALSRRYFLDLLRHEIDRAHAGREPLCMAIADLDHFKQINDCFGHAAGDRALEHFVDTCRAELRGSDAIGRLGGEEFGLLLPATDLTSGREVVERLRLRLKAVPSPKLPASVELSVSIGITELSPDDLPERLMSRADTALYAAKTGGRDRTEALPPDDTAPPTRTAVNAW, encoded by the coding sequence ATGAACGGGACAACCTTGCGCCAGGTGGCCGGGCCGGTCAGCTTCGTGCTGATCGTACTCGTCTGCTGGTTCGTGGCTGGCATGGTCGCGGACCGGATGGTACAGCAAGAGCTGGATGCGGCGTTGCGCGCGCAGCGGCAAATGTCCACGTCGATCGTCGACAACATGGCGGAAGTGATTGCCAGCGACCTCGCGATGTCCCGCGCCATCCCAGCGACCATGGCCGAAATGGATGTGGTCCAGCGGGCCCTGGTGCAATCGCAGAATTATGCCGCGAACAGCGAAGCGGCGGAACCCGCCATGCGCGCCGCGTTGCTGAAGGACCCGAAGATGGCCGCGGTCAGCAAGTTCCTGCACGAAGCGCAGGGCTTCTCCGGGCTCGACCAGGTCTGGATCGTCAACGCGAACGGCATCTGCGTCGCGTCGAGCGGTACGATGTCGGCCGCCGACGGCGTGCAGCAATCGTTCGTCGGTGTGGACATGCGCGCGCGCGGCTATCTGACCAACACGCTGCTCGGCGCATTCTCCGAAGCCTACGGCGTCGGTCGCGCGAGCGGCGAGCCGGGCATCTTCATCGCCGCGCCGGTGTACGCGGACGGGCTGCTGGTCGGCGCGGTGGTCGCCAAGGTCGGCATCGCGCGGTTGCGCCACTGGGTCGCGCACGCGGGCACTTTCGTCTCCGACGACAACGGCGTCATCATCATGGCGCACAACAGTGCGCTCGAAGGCCACGCGTTGCCGAACTCCCCCGTCACACAGATGGGCCCCGCCGAGCGGCGCATCATCTACCGGCGCGAGACATTCCCCGACATGCTGATCCGCGAAGACACGCAAGTGCGTGAGCAGGCGCCGTGGGTGCCGGCGTCGGTCGCCGCGCAGCTGTTCGGCATGAGCGAACAGCCGGCCCCAGCGCTCTATCAGAACCGCGGCGGTCTGAACTCGGGGCTCTCCGCGCATCTGGTCGATCCGCTCGCCGCATGGCCGGAGCTGCTGCGCAATCACAAGCGCGACCATCTGCTGGTGTTCCTCACGCTGGCCGGCACCGTCGCGCTCGCGTGGGTGATCACCGTGTCCTATGTGCGCGAGCGGCGCCACCATCGCGCGACACGCGATCTCGCCGAGCAGTTGCAGTCGGCCAATACGCTGCTGTCGGCGGAGGCACGGCACGACGCGCTGACCGGCGCGCTGTCGCGGCGCTATTTCCTCGACCTGCTGCGCCATGAGATCGACCGCGCGCATGCGGGCCGCGAGCCGCTATGCATGGCGATCGCCGACCTCGACCACTTCAAGCAGATCAACGACTGCTTCGGCCACGCCGCCGGCGACCGTGCGCTCGAACATTTCGTCGATACGTGCCGCGCCGAGCTGCGTGGCTCCGACGCAATCGGCCGGCTCGGCGGCGAAGAGTTCGGCCTGCTGCTGCCGGCCACCGATCTCACGAGCGGGCGCGAGGTCGTCGAGCGTTTGCGGCTGCGCTTGAAAGCGGTGCCCTCGCCGAAGCTGCCGGCGTCGGTGGAGTTGAGCGTGAGCATCGGCATCACCGAGTTGTCGCCCGACGATCTGCCCGAGCGTCTGATGAGCCGCGCCGATACCGCGCTGTACGCGGCGAAGACCGGCGGGCGCGACCGCACCGAAGCGTTGCCGCCCGACGATACCGCGCCGCCCACGCGCACGGCGGTGAATGCCTGGTAA
- a CDS encoding ATP-binding protein, whose product MRRPIDSLFGRLALLVVAVLMLSHFAWYALMRLERSQLQARYAVEEAAFLVDAVRQHVARTPDQPLPSRVKLVDPASPDVPAASSAHMPPPLERFVEDVRDRMPADTQVRVGPPGAPPTLWVRAPTDRNWIVVPVQPLRKPRSLDRTVLWLVIIFSFAVMAALFAAWALQRPLRLLAQAVARFGRGLPVPPVPERGPRELRQLTHGFNQMVQEVARTENDRAVMLAGVAHDLKTPLARLRLRAEMMDDAKTRDGVVRDVDSMTHIVEQFLLFAHDGADRSEPVAVDAQCERVVRSYRAVTTGAPTVQTELNAGPSFLLPAATLDRILSNLLDNAHAYGAPPVVVATARTSQGFTLSISDNGKGIAAQDLINASRPFVRLDPARGGNGHSGLGLAIVERLVRRAGGEWEIGNHGGRGLRVLMSFPFEVLPRVAAVSENAW is encoded by the coding sequence ATGCGTCGGCCCATTGACTCGCTGTTCGGGCGGCTCGCGCTGCTCGTCGTCGCGGTGCTGATGCTGTCGCATTTCGCGTGGTATGCGCTGATGCGGCTCGAACGTTCGCAACTGCAAGCGCGCTACGCGGTCGAGGAAGCAGCCTTTCTCGTCGACGCGGTGCGTCAGCACGTTGCTCGCACACCGGACCAACCGTTACCGTCACGCGTGAAGCTGGTCGACCCGGCGAGCCCCGACGTGCCGGCGGCGTCCAGCGCGCATATGCCGCCGCCGCTCGAGCGTTTCGTCGAGGACGTGCGCGACCGTATGCCGGCCGACACCCAGGTGCGCGTCGGTCCGCCCGGCGCGCCGCCCACGCTATGGGTGCGCGCCCCGACCGACCGGAACTGGATCGTTGTGCCGGTGCAGCCGCTGCGCAAGCCGCGCTCGCTCGACCGCACGGTCTTGTGGCTCGTCATTATTTTCTCGTTCGCGGTGATGGCGGCGCTGTTCGCCGCGTGGGCGCTGCAGCGGCCGCTGCGCTTGCTCGCGCAGGCGGTCGCGCGCTTCGGCCGTGGGCTGCCGGTGCCGCCGGTGCCCGAGCGCGGGCCGCGCGAGTTGCGGCAACTCACGCACGGCTTCAATCAGATGGTGCAGGAAGTCGCGCGTACCGAGAACGATCGCGCGGTGATGCTGGCCGGTGTCGCGCACGACCTGAAGACACCGCTTGCGCGTCTGCGGCTGCGCGCCGAGATGATGGACGACGCGAAGACGCGCGACGGCGTCGTGCGCGACGTCGATTCGATGACGCATATCGTCGAGCAGTTCCTGCTGTTCGCACACGACGGGGCGGACCGCAGCGAGCCGGTGGCAGTCGATGCGCAGTGCGAGCGCGTCGTGCGCAGCTATCGGGCGGTGACCACCGGGGCGCCGACCGTGCAGACGGAACTGAACGCCGGGCCGTCGTTTCTGCTGCCCGCAGCCACGCTCGACCGGATCCTCTCGAACCTGCTCGACAACGCGCATGCGTATGGCGCACCGCCGGTGGTCGTCGCGACCGCGCGCACGTCGCAGGGATTTACGCTATCGATTAGCGACAACGGCAAGGGCATCGCCGCCCAGGATCTGATCAACGCGAGCCGGCCATTCGTGCGCCTCGACCCCGCGCGTGGCGGCAACGGCCATAGCGGGCTGGGCCTCGCGATCGTCGAGCGGCTCGTGCGGCGCGCGGGCGGTGAATGGGAAATCGGCAATCACGGTGGCCGCGGTTTGCGGGTGTTGATGAGCTTTCCGTTCGAAGTGCTGCCGCGCGTCGCGGCGGTCTCGGAAAACGCGTGGTAG